One genomic region from Muriicola soli encodes:
- a CDS encoding SRPBCC family protein produces MKYTCSVIIDLPANQLADLWANPDFFDQWQDGFKSVILLEGESGSIGAKSKLVYGHEKKDLELIETIILNNLPEKKIALYEHVQMINTQTTCFEKLTDNSTRFISEVEYTHFRGFIPKLMAMVFPGVFKKQSQKWMDQFKIFAEKKYNSS; encoded by the coding sequence ATGAAATATACATGCTCGGTTATTATTGATCTGCCGGCAAACCAACTTGCTGATCTATGGGCTAATCCCGATTTTTTCGATCAGTGGCAGGATGGCTTTAAATCTGTTATTTTATTGGAGGGTGAATCCGGATCGATAGGGGCAAAATCAAAATTGGTCTACGGTCACGAAAAGAAAGATTTAGAATTGATCGAAACGATCATTTTAAATAATCTTCCGGAGAAGAAAATAGCGCTTTATGAACATGTTCAAATGATCAACACCCAGACTACATGCTTTGAAAAATTGACGGATAATTCAACGCGCTTTATATCCGAGGTAGAATACACCCACTTCCGCGGATTTATTCCAAAACTGATGGCAATGGTTTTCCCAGGCGTATTTAAAAAACAAAGTCAGAAATGGATGGATCAATTTAAAATTTTTGCGGAAAAGAAATATAATTCCTCCTGA
- a CDS encoding nuclear transport factor 2 family protein, whose protein sequence is MKTKEIVLTWFRKWEQGDFINLPLSTGFEHTSPFGTIRGKATYIDLVEKNRDKFLGQSFLLHDSFFGDEKACVRYTATQGEDYNLEVSEWYYFKEELIDKVIAYYHIGGIREERKLRQ, encoded by the coding sequence ATGAAAACTAAAGAAATCGTTTTAACATGGTTTAGGAAATGGGAGCAGGGAGATTTTATAAACCTGCCGCTATCCACTGGTTTTGAACACACTAGTCCTTTTGGAACTATACGGGGAAAAGCAACATATATAGATCTGGTGGAAAAGAACCGCGATAAATTCCTGGGGCAGTCCTTTTTACTCCATGATTCTTTTTTCGGTGATGAGAAAGCTTGCGTTCGTTACACGGCTACTCAGGGAGAAGACTATAATCTGGAAGTAAGCGAATGGTATTATTTCAAAGAAGAGCTCATAGATAAAGTAATCGCTTACTACCATATAGGAGGAATCAGGGAAGAGCGAAAATTAAGGCAATAG
- a CDS encoding NAD(P)-dependent oxidoreductase: protein MKLLIIGGTGKTGRQLIKQGLEQGHELTVLARAPDKLKVKHPKLHILRGDVLEPETMVESFQGQDAVLSALGHQRFFIKTTILSQGTANIITAMKNSGVNRLVCITSLGINDSRYRLGLYYTLFTVPLILYFYFRDKAKQEKLIMNSELNWTIVRPGQLFNGKKRTKYRIGFKVGHYILTKFVSRADVAHFMLREVQENNYLKKAVGITY, encoded by the coding sequence ATGAAACTTTTAATTATTGGAGGAACAGGGAAGACCGGAAGGCAACTTATAAAACAAGGTCTTGAACAGGGGCATGAGCTAACCGTACTGGCCAGAGCTCCTGACAAATTAAAAGTGAAGCATCCAAAACTCCATATTCTAAGAGGCGACGTCCTTGAACCTGAAACTATGGTCGAGTCTTTTCAAGGGCAGGACGCAGTTTTGTCAGCCCTGGGCCATCAACGCTTTTTTATCAAGACCACTATCCTTTCACAGGGAACAGCTAATATCATCACGGCAATGAAAAATTCCGGGGTAAACCGCCTCGTATGTATTACTTCACTGGGGATCAATGATAGTCGATACAGACTAGGATTATATTACACCCTGTTTACCGTACCTCTGATACTCTATTTCTACTTCAGGGATAAGGCTAAACAAGAAAAATTAATTATGAACAGTGAACTTAACTGGACAATCGTGCGTCCGGGACAATTGTTCAACGGGAAGAAAAGAACGAAGTACAGAATTGGTTTTAAAGTGGGGCATTATATCCTGACTAAATTCGTTTCCCGTGCAGATGTCGCCCATTTTATGCTGCGAGAAGTGCAGGAAAACAACTATCTCAAGAAAGCTGTTGGAATTACTTACTGA
- a CDS encoding alpha/beta hydrolase — protein MLFLALSHICAFGQNYNSIGETLTGSWDGAFIKGNSYQKIQIEFSQKEGKVFGLQIMEEWHPSYGEFQVPVEIDSIGKIRLATGYGEAELVLDVKNLELIGQLKDQNPSIYLHFKKTAEKPKPDFSVEEVSISNGEISLSGHHHIPSINVKKTAIIIVGGRGCYAGSTKYNLYAKFLRKYGMSVLVYNKRGTGLSSGDCGTATMEDMAKDLISAKQFLANHQNGYEKIGVLGTSAGGWTMLKGEELTDFDFMISIVGPSTSVKDQQLQSMAYGADVFKLSQTAKRNVEVYTEMMFSAKTSQGDFDKMNDLLLRAEKENWKQLLEDTDIPQSVAGIEQLWVRRHNYDPKSVLSAFNNPYLAIYGERDWIVPPGENISLLKSYFADRPDLLTVVEAYNAEHGMEMEAKWIDLSAGRSYWHFYRISPEVRIEIVDFLRKHELVD, from the coding sequence TTGCTATTCTTAGCCTTAAGCCACATCTGTGCTTTTGGGCAGAACTATAATTCAATCGGGGAAACGCTCACAGGATCCTGGGATGGTGCATTCATCAAAGGAAACTCATATCAGAAGATCCAGATCGAGTTTAGCCAGAAGGAAGGTAAGGTTTTCGGCCTGCAGATTATGGAAGAATGGCATCCTTCATACGGGGAATTTCAAGTGCCTGTGGAAATTGACAGTATTGGAAAAATAAGGTTAGCAACGGGCTATGGAGAGGCCGAACTGGTTCTGGATGTAAAAAATCTGGAACTTATTGGACAGCTTAAAGATCAAAATCCATCGATCTATCTGCACTTTAAAAAAACAGCAGAAAAGCCAAAACCAGATTTCAGCGTTGAAGAAGTTTCTATTTCGAATGGAGAAATCAGCCTGTCTGGCCATCATCATATTCCAAGTATAAATGTAAAAAAGACAGCAATTATCATAGTGGGAGGCAGAGGTTGTTATGCAGGCAGTACTAAATACAATTTATATGCTAAATTCTTGAGGAAATACGGTATGTCTGTATTGGTATACAATAAGAGGGGTACCGGTCTTTCCTCGGGAGATTGTGGTACGGCAACGATGGAGGATATGGCAAAAGATCTGATTAGTGCAAAACAGTTTCTTGCCAACCATCAGAATGGCTATGAGAAAATTGGAGTGCTCGGAACAAGTGCAGGAGGCTGGACGATGTTAAAAGGGGAGGAGTTAACCGATTTTGATTTTATGATCTCCATTGTGGGTCCTTCTACCTCTGTAAAGGATCAACAGTTGCAGTCTATGGCCTATGGCGCCGATGTTTTTAAACTTTCTCAAACGGCAAAACGCAATGTAGAAGTGTATACCGAGATGATGTTTTCGGCGAAGACATCACAAGGTGATTTCGATAAAATGAATGATCTCCTTCTGCGTGCGGAAAAGGAAAACTGGAAACAACTCCTGGAAGACACTGATATACCCCAGTCAGTTGCGGGGATTGAACAGCTTTGGGTACGGCGACATAATTACGACCCAAAGTCGGTTTTATCTGCTTTTAACAATCCATACCTGGCTATATATGGGGAAAGAGACTGGATAGTTCCTCCCGGGGAAAATATTAGTTTACTCAAGAGCTATTTCGCAGACAGGCCAGATCTTCTCACCGTAGTTGAAGCCTACAATGCTGAGCACGGAATGGAAATGGAGGCCAAATGGATCGATTTAAGTGCCGGCCGGTCCTATTGGCATTTTTATCGCATTTCACCAGAAGTAAGAATTGAAATCGTCGATTTCTTACGTAAACACGAGCTGGTTGATTAG
- a CDS encoding GLPGLI family protein produces MSTTVLKLSFIAALFILPLSSVAQEFQGQAYYFKKSKLELGSWGARMSEAQKKQIQMRLKNRLEKTYVLNFNKEESYFDEEDKLDAMSGATDSWGKNFSPGESYKNIRDKQLIQSQEFYGKLFLVKDDLPAIKWKIGKETKKIGEYLCIKAMATIPSDQLTWYDFSWGQLRNSEQNEDQDGETDEPQIALTVVEAWYTPQIPVAHGPGEFWGLPGLILEVSADDTVMLCSKIIMNPKNKLKIEAPDKGKEISKEAYKNTITMKMKEMRDNRGRRRSR; encoded by the coding sequence ATGTCAACCACCGTTCTAAAGCTCAGTTTTATTGCAGCTCTCTTTATCCTTCCTCTCAGCTCTGTTGCCCAAGAATTTCAGGGGCAGGCTTACTACTTTAAAAAATCCAAACTAGAACTTGGTTCATGGGGAGCAAGGATGAGTGAAGCTCAAAAAAAGCAAATCCAGATGCGGTTAAAGAACAGGCTTGAAAAAACTTACGTCCTCAATTTTAACAAAGAAGAGTCCTATTTTGATGAGGAGGATAAATTGGACGCTATGTCAGGGGCAACAGATTCCTGGGGTAAGAATTTTTCTCCCGGTGAATCTTATAAAAATATCCGCGATAAACAATTGATTCAGAGTCAGGAGTTCTATGGAAAACTGTTTCTCGTGAAAGATGATCTTCCAGCTATTAAATGGAAGATAGGAAAGGAGACCAAAAAGATTGGGGAATATTTATGTATTAAAGCTATGGCAACTATTCCTTCCGATCAATTAACATGGTATGACTTTTCATGGGGTCAGTTGAGGAATTCAGAACAGAATGAAGATCAAGACGGGGAGACTGATGAACCACAAATAGCGCTGACGGTAGTTGAAGCATGGTATACCCCTCAAATACCAGTTGCCCATGGCCCAGGAGAATTCTGGGGCCTTCCAGGGCTTATTCTGGAAGTAAGTGCGGATGATACCGTTATGCTTTGTTCTAAGATCATTATGAATCCAAAGAACAAACTTAAGATTGAGGCGCCTGACAAGGGTAAAGAAATCAGCAAAGAAGCTTACAAGAATACCATTACCATGAAGATGAAGGAAATGAGGGACAACCGGGGCAGAAGGCGAAGTCGTTAA
- a CDS encoding FKBP-type peptidyl-prolyl cis-trans isomerase, with protein MGKVKDNDTIRVHYTGKLNDGQVFDSSLERDPLEVTLGQGALIPGFEKGLIDMEVDENKTITIPKEEAYGEVRKELFQKVNKSDLPEEIKPEIGMGLVATNPDGSEQQLRIVEVEEEHIVIDANHPLAGQDLIFDLTLVEIK; from the coding sequence ATGGGAAAAGTAAAAGATAATGATACCATTAGAGTTCATTACACAGGAAAATTAAATGACGGGCAGGTTTTTGACAGCTCACTTGAAAGGGATCCATTAGAGGTAACCCTTGGGCAGGGAGCTTTAATCCCCGGTTTTGAAAAAGGGCTGATCGATATGGAAGTTGATGAGAACAAAACCATCACCATTCCAAAAGAAGAAGCCTATGGAGAAGTGAGAAAGGAGTTATTTCAGAAAGTCAATAAAAGTGATCTCCCTGAAGAGATTAAACCTGAAATAGGAATGGGCCTTGTTGCCACAAATCCTGACGGATCTGAACAGCAACTGCGCATCGTAGAAGTAGAGGAAGAGCATATTGTAATTGATGCCAATCACCCTCTCGCCGGACAGGATCTTATTTTCGATCTTACCTTAGTGGAGATTAAATAG
- a CDS encoding DUF2200 domain-containing protein, with translation MTDTSHHDERIAKMKFASVYPHYVTKVEKKGRTKEELHEVIRWLTGYNESDLEKILQEEVTFEQFFSKAQIHPNAHLIKGVICGYRVEEITNKTTRETRYLDKLVDELAKGRPMEKILRKSD, from the coding sequence ATGACAGATACAAGCCACCACGATGAACGAATCGCTAAAATGAAATTCGCTTCAGTTTATCCGCACTATGTCACAAAAGTAGAGAAGAAAGGAAGGACCAAAGAAGAACTGCATGAAGTGATTCGTTGGTTAACGGGCTATAATGAAAGCGATTTGGAAAAAATCCTTCAGGAAGAGGTCACCTTTGAGCAGTTCTTTAGTAAAGCCCAAATCCATCCCAATGCGCATCTGATCAAAGGGGTTATCTGCGGGTACAGGGTAGAAGAGATTACTAATAAAACCACAAGAGAGACAAGGTACCTGGACAAACTCGTGGATGAACTGGCAAAGGGGCGACCTATGGAAAAGATACTGCGAAAGTCCGATTAG
- a CDS encoding VOC family protein — protein MKLGAFSISLAVKDIKASKAFYENLGFKQFTGEEAKNYVIMKNEDTLIGLFQGMFENNILTFNPGWDSNAATLDDFDDVRDIQKKLKSRGIQLHSEVKEDTTGPGSFVVLDPDGNAILIDQHI, from the coding sequence ATGAAATTAGGTGCATTTTCTATCAGTTTGGCCGTAAAAGACATCAAGGCTTCTAAAGCATTTTACGAAAATCTGGGATTCAAACAATTCACAGGTGAAGAGGCAAAGAATTATGTAATTATGAAAAACGAGGACACGCTTATTGGCTTGTTTCAGGGCATGTTTGAGAACAATATCCTGACCTTTAATCCGGGTTGGGATTCGAACGCGGCAACACTAGATGATTTTGACGATGTACGTGATATTCAAAAGAAACTAAAGAGCCGCGGAATACAATTGCATTCAGAAGTTAAGGAAGATACCACAGGGCCCGGCAGTTTTGTGGTGTTAGATCCTGATGGGAATGCTATTTTGATCGATCAGCACATATAG
- a CDS encoding TonB-dependent receptor has product MKTYKEVITTSSTDIVKNFTLELANALDAVEVVSEIPVRVMGDTVVYNADSFQNGTERKLEDVLEKLPGVEINEDGQVEVEGKVVNKIMVNGKDFFDGDTKLATKNIPSKAVDKIQVLRNYSEVGQLRSVANNQDNVAMNIKLKEGKESFWFGNITAGAGASPDKELYLLQPKLFYYSPKYSLNFIGDFNNTGEVALSRRDIRNFGGGFRSPSRSSGTSLNLGDNSLNFLTSQNNALEIENKLATGNFSYSPNGSLDLSGFLIYNSSRILSRESSFIQYTDPELGIPDEATEQSSRERSNQGLLKLSASYQPDLNNQLDYDVLGRISNDSQNQNLFSSVIGNTTQLDEVTPFSVNQNLNYYYTLDENNIFALEAQHLIRDEDPFYNALLVNDPNGDDAFDNTAEALGLDTSLNNYNLGQNRRVLSNQLDAKLDYYHILNAQSNFNFTLGTILSRQEFNSNIFQFLEDGSEFNPTPNFNDGLATNDTEYNFSDLYLGIHYRLKTGKFTLTPGFSVHAYGNKNTQFGETFEDNFFRFLPDFETRIQFKKSEALTLRYEMRNQFTDVTRLARGLVLNNFNNIQFGEPDLQNALSHNVSLFYSSFNLFNYTNVFARAAYTSNIDQIRSLTNFESVIRTSTFFNSNFADENVNVFGRIQRTFGKIRTTLNASFNYSKINQFIQGQQSLNEGYTQTYTPGIRTNYKVAPNVSLRYRYSVTNNNQGGGKTKFVTNAPSVEFDAYIWKSVTFRTEYTYTNQDLGNGNSQSFQNWDATLSYRKDRDAKWEYEIRASNLLDIDSQVRNSANNLSVFTSETFIQPRFVTFRVVYAL; this is encoded by the coding sequence ATGAAAACCTACAAGGAGGTGATTACCACTTCTTCTACTGATATAGTCAAAAATTTCACCTTAGAGTTGGCTAACGCCCTTGATGCAGTAGAAGTCGTTTCAGAAATCCCGGTAAGGGTCATGGGGGACACCGTAGTCTATAATGCCGACTCTTTCCAGAATGGTACCGAAAGAAAACTGGAAGACGTACTGGAAAAACTGCCGGGCGTTGAAATCAACGAAGACGGGCAGGTAGAAGTTGAGGGAAAAGTGGTCAACAAAATTATGGTCAATGGAAAAGATTTCTTTGACGGGGATACCAAATTAGCCACAAAGAACATCCCTTCCAAAGCTGTTGATAAAATACAGGTGTTGAGGAACTACTCAGAAGTGGGCCAGTTGCGAAGTGTTGCAAACAATCAGGACAATGTGGCCATGAACATTAAACTCAAGGAAGGGAAAGAGAGTTTTTGGTTCGGCAATATTACTGCCGGGGCCGGTGCCTCCCCTGACAAAGAACTTTACCTCTTACAACCCAAACTGTTTTATTACAGTCCCAAATACAGCCTTAATTTTATTGGAGACTTTAACAATACGGGAGAAGTTGCTTTAAGCAGACGCGATATCCGCAACTTCGGCGGAGGTTTCCGTTCCCCTAGCAGAAGCAGCGGTACCAGTTTAAACCTGGGGGATAACAGCCTTAATTTTCTAACGAGTCAGAATAACGCCCTTGAAATTGAAAACAAGTTAGCCACAGGAAATTTCAGCTATTCCCCTAACGGAAGTCTGGACCTTAGTGGATTTCTCATCTACAACAGTAGCAGGATATTATCAAGGGAAAGCAGTTTTATTCAATATACAGATCCCGAGCTGGGAATCCCTGATGAAGCCACAGAGCAATCGAGCAGAGAGCGCTCAAATCAAGGGCTTCTGAAGCTAAGTGCTTCCTATCAGCCCGATCTTAATAATCAGTTAGACTACGATGTCCTTGGCCGTATATCCAATGACTCCCAAAACCAAAATCTTTTTTCTTCTGTAATTGGCAACACCACCCAATTAGACGAAGTAACTCCTTTTAGTGTAAACCAGAATTTAAATTACTATTACACTCTTGATGAAAATAACATTTTTGCCCTGGAAGCTCAGCACCTGATCAGGGATGAAGATCCCTTCTATAACGCACTTTTGGTCAATGACCCCAATGGCGACGATGCCTTCGACAATACTGCAGAGGCACTGGGACTCGATACTTCCTTGAACAATTACAATCTGGGACAAAACAGGCGTGTACTTTCAAATCAACTGGATGCCAAATTAGACTATTATCATATCCTGAACGCTCAAAGTAATTTCAATTTCACACTGGGAACAATTCTGAGCAGGCAGGAATTTAATTCCAATATCTTCCAATTCTTGGAGGACGGTTCTGAGTTCAACCCAACTCCTAATTTTAACGATGGTCTTGCAACAAACGATACAGAGTATAATTTTAGTGATCTTTACCTGGGCATCCATTACAGGCTAAAAACAGGTAAATTCACCCTTACACCCGGATTCTCGGTACATGCCTATGGCAATAAGAACACTCAGTTTGGGGAAACATTCGAGGATAATTTCTTTCGCTTCTTACCCGACTTTGAAACCCGTATACAGTTTAAAAAGAGTGAGGCCCTTACGTTGAGGTATGAAATGCGCAATCAGTTTACCGATGTAACCCGACTTGCACGGGGTCTGGTATTAAACAACTTTAACAATATCCAGTTTGGAGAGCCCGACCTGCAAAATGCGCTTTCCCACAATGTGAGTCTGTTCTATAGCAGTTTCAACTTGTTTAATTATACCAATGTCTTTGCCAGAGCGGCCTATACCAGCAATATTGATCAAATCAGGAGTCTTACAAATTTTGAAAGTGTTATTAGAACCAGCACCTTCTTTAATTCCAACTTTGCGGATGAAAATGTGAATGTGTTTGGACGAATCCAACGCACTTTCGGAAAAATCCGCACCACATTGAATGCCAGTTTCAATTACAGCAAGATCAATCAGTTTATTCAGGGACAGCAATCCTTAAATGAGGGGTATACCCAGACGTACACTCCCGGGATTAGAACAAATTACAAGGTAGCTCCTAATGTGAGTCTCAGGTATCGGTACAGTGTCACCAACAATAATCAGGGTGGAGGTAAGACCAAATTTGTGACCAACGCCCCTTCAGTTGAGTTTGACGCTTATATATGGAAGTCTGTAACTTTTCGGACCGAATATACATACACCAATCAAGATCTGGGGAACGGGAATTCCCAGTCATTCCAAAACTGGGATGCCACCCTCTCCTACAGGAAGGACAGGGATGCGAAATGGGAATACGAGATCAGGGCAAGTAACCTACTCGACATAGACTCGCAGGTGCGAAACAGTGCCAATAACCTTTCAGTATTTACTTCAGAGACTTTTATACAGCCACGCTTTGTTACTTTTCGAGTAGTCTATGCACTGTAG
- a CDS encoding SGNH/GDSL hydrolase family protein, translating to MIEFKSLKIRSIVFLLVVFITYVGLYGQDAATTNSPSEPVKVLFVGNSLVYTNNLPDLVQKEALSKGIDMDCEMIAFPNYAIIDHWKDGMVQKLISEKAYDFVILQQGPSSQKEGRRMLIEDGKKYRELCEKYNAQLCYFMVWPSLAYFETFDGVIQNYRDAASINNAIILPVGEVWKDYIEQTKKFDYYGRDQFHPSTLGSTVAAKVIVKHLIPPK from the coding sequence GTGATCGAATTTAAAAGCCTTAAGATAAGGTCTATTGTATTTCTACTTGTAGTATTCATTACCTATGTCGGGCTTTATGGCCAGGATGCTGCTACTACTAATTCGCCTTCCGAACCGGTTAAGGTATTATTTGTGGGTAACAGTCTTGTTTACACTAACAATCTGCCCGACCTGGTCCAAAAAGAAGCGCTGAGTAAAGGAATTGACATGGATTGTGAAATGATCGCCTTCCCCAACTACGCCATAATTGATCATTGGAAGGACGGAATGGTGCAAAAATTGATTTCCGAAAAGGCGTATGACTTTGTAATCCTTCAACAGGGACCTTCTTCTCAAAAGGAAGGCAGGAGAATGCTCATAGAGGACGGTAAAAAGTACCGCGAGCTCTGTGAGAAGTACAATGCACAACTCTGCTATTTTATGGTTTGGCCTTCGCTGGCGTATTTCGAAACTTTTGATGGAGTGATACAGAATTATCGGGATGCTGCCTCAATAAATAACGCCATCATACTCCCGGTTGGGGAAGTGTGGAAAGATTATATTGAACAGACTAAGAAGTTCGACTATTACGGACGTGATCAGTTTCATCCTTCAACCCTCGGCAGTACTGTTGCCGCTAAAGTTATCGTGAAACACTTAATCCCGCCGAAATAA
- a CDS encoding DUF1059 domain-containing protein, producing MKSMTCRQLAGACDLVFYAETFEDIASQSKKHGMEMFQKGDKAHLAAMKEMKSKMKTPDDFDRWMKEKRKEFDALPDS from the coding sequence ATGAAGTCAATGACATGTAGACAACTGGCCGGGGCTTGTGATCTTGTATTTTACGCTGAAACTTTTGAAGACATTGCCTCTCAGAGTAAAAAACACGGGATGGAAATGTTCCAGAAGGGAGACAAAGCCCACCTCGCCGCCATGAAAGAAATGAAGTCGAAGATGAAGACACCGGATGATTTTGATCGATGGATGAAAGAAAAGAGAAAGGAATTTGATGCCCTTCCGGATAGTTAA
- a CDS encoding intradiol ring-cleavage dioxygenase, which produces MKNSLLSVLMVFLFIFSCRPQNKEEKISLVGGPCEGCEAIYEYGNRQLTPTDTLPDFFKTEPKLKISGIVYKSDGKTPASDVILYVYQTNREGIYPKKGNEKGWARRDGYIRGWVKTGKNGQYTFYTFRPASYPNRSEPEHIHITLKEQGINEYYIDAFVFDDDTLLTAERRTALTNRGGSGIVRPVLQNGIYTADRDIILGLNIPDYEE; this is translated from the coding sequence ATGAAAAATTCATTGCTCAGCGTACTGATGGTCTTTCTCTTTATATTCTCTTGCCGTCCTCAGAATAAAGAGGAGAAGATTTCACTGGTCGGAGGGCCTTGTGAAGGCTGTGAGGCCATTTATGAATATGGAAACAGACAACTGACCCCCACAGATACGCTACCTGATTTTTTTAAAACAGAACCTAAATTAAAAATTTCTGGTATCGTATATAAAAGCGATGGTAAAACACCCGCCAGTGATGTTATTCTCTATGTTTATCAAACTAATCGGGAAGGGATCTACCCTAAGAAAGGAAATGAAAAAGGATGGGCCAGGAGGGACGGGTATATTCGTGGATGGGTTAAAACCGGAAAGAATGGCCAGTATACATTTTATACTTTCCGACCTGCCTCTTATCCCAACCGAAGTGAGCCCGAACATATTCACATTACCCTCAAAGAACAGGGGATAAACGAATATTATATCGATGCATTTGTCTTTGATGACGATACCTTGCTGACAGCAGAAAGACGGACTGCGTTAACAAACAGAGGTGGCTCGGGAATCGTACGTCCGGTCCTTCAAAATGGAATCTACACAGCCGATAGGGATATTATCCTGGGTTTGAATATTCCCGACTATGAAGAGTAA
- a CDS encoding sterol desaturase family protein gives MVIESPEYPFIYPCHCINNYFYDSFVGNYKNPIENKQLTLEGLLQLDFNTIIWIAAPIMFGLVALEYFLSYRQKKDLYHGKDFLASSAIGFGNLFVNALTKVGIFYIVVICYNLTPWTIPHTWWSYIVCFIALDFVRYWSHRISHMQRFWWSTHVVHHSSKYYNFSTSFRLSWVQNLKLIFFVPVFMMSFDPVVFIIIHQMEILYQFWIHTELIRKLPAPIEYIFVTPSHHRVHHAVNEDYIDKNFGSTLIIWDRMFGTFKEEKEQAIYGITKPVDSFNPVYLVFHAWGDLLRDMWKRPQKSWSIMFGSPTAWERKQMQKAKQQKKQRPEQPKHRVDTRVVEPVESI, from the coding sequence TTGGTCATAGAGAGCCCCGAATACCCATTTATTTACCCTTGTCACTGCATTAATAACTATTTTTATGATAGCTTTGTAGGAAACTACAAGAATCCCATCGAAAATAAACAGCTTACCTTAGAAGGCCTGCTTCAATTAGATTTTAACACGATTATCTGGATAGCTGCTCCAATCATGTTCGGCTTGGTAGCTCTGGAGTATTTCCTGTCGTACAGGCAAAAGAAAGATCTTTATCACGGGAAAGATTTCTTAGCCTCCTCAGCCATAGGTTTTGGAAACCTGTTTGTAAATGCCCTAACCAAGGTTGGGATCTTCTATATTGTTGTGATCTGCTATAATCTCACGCCCTGGACCATCCCACACACCTGGTGGTCTTATATTGTGTGTTTTATCGCCCTCGATTTTGTGCGCTACTGGTCGCACCGTATATCACATATGCAGCGTTTTTGGTGGTCTACCCATGTGGTTCACCACAGTTCTAAATACTATAACTTTTCCACTTCCTTTCGTTTGTCCTGGGTGCAGAACCTGAAGCTGATATTTTTTGTGCCCGTATTTATGATGAGTTTCGACCCTGTAGTCTTCATCATCATACATCAGATGGAAATCTTATATCAATTCTGGATTCATACAGAATTAATACGAAAACTACCCGCTCCCATCGAATATATCTTTGTGACACCTTCACACCATAGAGTTCATCACGCAGTAAATGAGGATTATATCGATAAGAATTTCGGGTCTACCCTGATCATCTGGGACCGAATGTTTGGCACCTTTAAAGAAGAAAAGGAGCAGGCTATCTACGGTATTACCAAGCCTGTAGACTCATTTAATCCAGTCTATTTGGTATTTCACGCCTGGGGCGACTTACTCAGGGATATGTGGAAACGTCCACAGAAGAGTTGGTCAATCATGTTTGGCAGTCCCACTGCCTGGGAACGCAAACAAATGCAAAAGGCAAAGCAGCAGAAAAAACAAAGACCAGAACAGCCCAAACATCGTGTTGACACAAGGGTTGTTGAACCTGTTGAGTCTATTTAG